A genomic region of Raphanus sativus cultivar WK10039 chromosome 6, ASM80110v3, whole genome shotgun sequence contains the following coding sequences:
- the LOC108810283 gene encoding RNA polymerase II C-terminal domain phosphatase-like 5, producing MSVVENILKGFQLSDEAVAVTKHLITLVSCSNEKKLHLVLDLDHTLLHTTRVSGLTEAEKYLIEEAGSNKRDDLYKWQVQGGEDTMAFLTKLRPFVRDFLEEANKMFTMYVYTKGNREYAKYIMSMIDPKRIYFGERVITRDESPYMKTLDLVLAHERGVVIVDDTRDVWPDHKSNLVEISKYNYFRMNKSNQSKPFSEEKTDESENNGGLANVLKLLKDVHCGFFRVVEEKELESKDVRLLLQELEFNHADKESFSSVETL from the coding sequence ATGTCTGTGGTTGAGAACATTCTCAAGGGTTTTCAGCTAAGCGACGAGGCTGTAGCCGTGACGAAGCACCTTATTACATTAGTCTCTTGTTCCAACGAGAAAAAACTCCACCTAGTACTTGACTTGGATCACACGCTTCTCCACACCACTCGTGTATCAGGTCTCACCGAAGCAGAGAAGTATCTAATCGAAGAAGCGGGTTCGAATAAAAGAGACGATCTATACAAGTGGCAAGTCCAAGGAGGAGAAGATACCATGGCGTTCTTGACAAAGCTAAGACCTTTCGTTCGAGATTTCTTGGAAGAAGCCAACAAGATGTTCACAATGTATGTTTACACAAAGGGTAATCGCGAATACGCTAAATACATCATGAGCATGATTGATCCTAAGCGAATCTATTTCGGGGAGAGAGTGATAACGAGAGACGAGAGTCCTTACATGAAGACGCTTGATTTGGTTTTGGCTCATGAGCGAGGAGTGGTGATCGTGGATGATACACGTGATGTGTGGCCAGATCACAAGAGCAACTTGGTTGAAATTAGCAAATACAACTATTTTAGGATGAACAAGAGCAACCAGTCGAAGCCATTCTCTGAGGAGAAAACTGATGAAAGTGAAAACAATGGTGGTTTGGCCAATGTTTTGAAGCTACTAAAAGACGTTCACTGTGGATTCTTTAGAGTCGTTGAAGAGAAAGAGCTGGAGTCTAAAGACGTGAGGCTGCTGCTACAAGAGCTAGAATTTAATCATGCCGACAAAGAATCGTTTAGTTCTGTAGAAACATTATAA
- the LOC108806196 gene encoding zinc finger protein AZF2, whose amino-acid sequence MALEAMNPPSFTVRKDDPMNDAVFMEPWLKRKRSKRQRSRSPSPSSSSSPPRSRRPKSESQEDPTEEEYLALCLLKLAKDKHSPPPPPPPTQDSTKLSYKCSVCGKAFPSYQALGGHKASHRIKPPANDSTSIEKHPSSTTVPPSGKIHECSICRKVFPTGQALGGHKRCHYEGNLGGSKSISQSGSVSSTVSEERSNRVLIDLNLPALPELSLHHHNPVVDDEILSPLTGKKPLLLTGRDQVIVKKEDLSLRI is encoded by the coding sequence ATGGCTCTCGAAGCGATGAATCCTCCTTCGTTCACAGTCCGTAAAGATGATCCGATGAACGACGCCGTTTTCATGGAGCCTTGGCTGAAACGCAAACGCTCGAAACGCCAGCGTTCTCGCAGCCCTTCTCCATCCTCTTCCTCCTCGCCGCCTCGATCTCGCCGACCTAAATCCGAGAGTCAGGAGGATCCTACAGAGGAAGAGTATCTCGCTCTCTGTCTCCTCAAGCTCGCTAAAGACAAACACTCTCccccgccgccgccgccgccaaCGCAAGATTCGACAAAGCTTTCGTACAAGTGCAGCGTTTGCGGGAAAGCGTTTCCTTCGTATCAGGCTTTAGGCGGACATAAAGCCAGTCACCGAATCAAACCTCCAGCAAATGATTCAACGAGCATAGAGAAGCATCCCAGTTCCACCACCGTCCCACCTTCCGGGAAGATTCACGAGTGCTCTATCTGCCGTAAAGTGTTTCCGACGGGTCAAGCTCTCGGCGGTCACAAACGCTGTCACTACGAAGGAAACCTCGGAGGAAGCAAATCGATCAGCCAGAGTGGAAGCGTGTCGAGCACGGTTTCGGAAGAACGAAGCAACCGCGTGTTGATCGATCTAAACCTTCCGGCTTTACCGGAGCTCAGCCTACATCATCACAACCCAGTCGTCGACGATGAGATTCTGAGTCCGTTGACCGGGAAGAAACCGCTTTTGTTGACCGGTCGTGACCAAGTCATCGTCAAGAAAGAAGATTTATCTCttagaatataa
- the LOC108810308 gene encoding uncharacterized protein LOC108810308, which translates to MEGLIPYLIHAIKKDHKPQHQGYRSLSVGSSRGCRPLMMGQEGSSSFQGSSHRRTRSEYKPPVIMDMFDQTSSGGFGQGSGNEDLSSQNIATKLQHADRR; encoded by the coding sequence ATGGAGGGGTTGATTCCATATCTGATTCATGCTATCAAGAAAGACCATAAGCCTCAACATCAGGGGTATCGATCGTTGTCTGTAGGATCTAGCCGAGGCTGCAGACCACTAATGATGGGACAAGAAGGTTCTTCTTCATTTCAGGGATCTTCTCACCGTCGAACAAGATCAGAGTACAAGCCACCTGTTATCATGGATATGTTTGATCAGACATCATCAGGAGGTTTTGGTCAAGGCTCTGGGAATGAAGATCTTTCTTCACAGAATATAGCAACAAAGCTTCAGCATGCAGATAGACGATGA
- the LOC108806921 gene encoding mitotic checkpoint protein BUB3.1 codes for MSQPPPPSAGRELANPPSDGISNLRFSNTSDHLLVSSWDKSVRLYDVSTNSLKGEFLHGGAVLDCCFHDDSSGFSVGSDNKVRRIVFNVGKEDVLGTHEKPVRCVEYSYAAGQVITGSWDKTVKCWDPRGASGPERTQVGTYVQPERVYSLSLVGNRLVVATAGRHVNIYDLRNMSQPEQRRESSLKYQTRCVRSYPNGTGYALSSVEGRVAMEFFDLSEAAQAKKYAFKCHRKSEAGRDIVYPVNAIAFHPIYGTFATGGCDGFVNIWDGNNKKRLYQYSKYPSSIAALSFSRDGQLLAVASSYTFEEGEKSHEPEAIFVRNVNEIEVKPKPKAYPTPAA; via the exons ATGAGTCAGCCTCCTCCTCCGTCCGCCGGCCGCGAGCTCGCGAACCCACCGTCCGACGGCATTTCGAATCTCAGATTCTCCAACACAAGTGACCATCTCCTCGTCTCTTCATGGGATAAG AGTGTGAGGTTGTACGATGTGAGCACCAATTCGTTGAAAGGAGAGTTCCTACACGGCGGCGCAGTACTCGATTGCTGTTTCCACGACGATTCCTCTGGTTTCAGCGTTGGCAGCGACAACAAAGTCAGACG GATTGTATTCAATGTTGGCAAAGAGGATGTTTTGGGGACGCATGAAAAGCCTGTGCGGTGTGTTGAGTATTCTTATGCTGCAG GGCAAGTTATTACTGGATCTTGGGATAAAACAGTTAAGTGTTGGGATCCGAGAGGTGCAAGTGGGCCGGAACGGACTCAGGTGGGAACATACGTGCAACCAGAGCGTGTTTACTCTCTATCTCTCGTTGGGAACCGTCTCGTTGTCGCAACAGCAGGAAGGCATGTCAACATCTACGATCTCAGGAATATGTCTCAGCCTGAGCAAAGAAGGGAGTCTTCACTAAAGTACCAGACGAGATGTGTTCGTAGTTATCCTAATGGAACAG GGTATGCTCTTAGCTCTGTTGAAGGAAGAGTTGCGATGGAGTTCTTTGATCTGTCAGAGGCTGCTCAAGCTAAGAA ATATGCTTTTAAGTGTCATCGGAAATCAGAGGCTGGAAGAGACATTGTTTACCCTGTTAATGCCATTGCTTTCCATCCAAT TTATGGCACTTTTGCAACCGGAGGCTGTGACGGGTTCGTCAACATCTGGGATGGGAACAACAAGAAGAGGCTGTATCAG TATTCAAAGTACCCATCAAGTATAGCAGCATTGTCATTCAGTCGAGATGGGCAGCTACTAGCTGTTGCGTCAAGTTACACTTTTGAAGAGGGGGAGAAATC GCACGAGCCAGAAGCCATCTTTGTAAGAAACGTTAACGAAATCGAAGTGAAACCCAAACCCAAAGCATATCCAACTCCTGCGGCATGA